A single region of the Streptomyces sp. AM 4-1-1 genome encodes:
- a CDS encoding TetR/AcrR family transcriptional regulator, with amino-acid sequence MARTASTTKGKECEAVSSDGKPGAVGVDPEQLWLRPTEPRRGRRPSFSREAIIAAAVTLADAEGLEVVTMRRVAAEVGAGVMSLYSYAPDKETLLELMVDHVSGELPVTDPPSGDWRTDLKTVAHLQRAHMLRHPWLPAALSTRRVPGPNTLAFLEHVLAVLRPTGLDGAAKLEVFAQLTAFVAGHVAHEIVQAAVSRSPDRAAAEGRYLAAVAADGCHPELAEALSAPGRPLTPEATFTRFLNRLIDGLDTD; translated from the coding sequence ATGGCAAGAACCGCCTCAACCACCAAGGGGAAGGAGTGCGAGGCCGTGTCCAGTGACGGGAAGCCAGGTGCCGTGGGCGTCGATCCCGAACAGCTCTGGCTGCGTCCCACCGAGCCCCGCAGGGGCCGCAGACCCTCCTTCAGCCGGGAGGCGATCATCGCGGCAGCCGTCACTCTGGCGGACGCGGAAGGACTTGAAGTGGTCACCATGCGGCGAGTGGCCGCCGAGGTCGGAGCGGGCGTTATGTCGCTCTACAGCTACGCCCCTGACAAGGAGACGCTGCTGGAACTGATGGTCGACCACGTCAGCGGGGAACTCCCGGTGACGGACCCACCCAGCGGCGACTGGCGTACCGATCTGAAAACCGTGGCCCACTTGCAGCGCGCCCACATGCTGCGCCATCCCTGGTTGCCCGCCGCCTTGTCCACCCGTCGCGTCCCGGGCCCCAACACACTGGCCTTCCTGGAACACGTGCTCGCCGTCCTGCGGCCCACCGGGCTGGACGGTGCGGCGAAGCTAGAGGTCTTCGCCCAGCTCACCGCATTCGTAGCCGGGCACGTTGCCCATGAGATCGTGCAGGCCGCAGTCTCACGATCACCGGACCGGGCCGCCGCCGAGGGCCGCTACCTCGCCGCTGTCGCCGCCGACGGCTGCCACCCGGAGCTCGCCGAAGCCCTTTCCGCCCCCGGACGTCCCCTCACCCCCGAGGCCACCTTCACCCGGTTCCTCAACCGCCTGATCGACGGCCTCGATACTGACTGA
- a CDS encoding CocE/NonD family hydrolase — MRATWRGLPAKRHEAGWEPGLVVPAADGSPLITDHYFPRAQGDFPTLLVRSPYGRGLPWSPQYGLLFAEQGFHVVLQSCRGTGGSGGVFDLWRNEAADGRATVSWMREQPWFNGTLGTVGPSYLGYVQWALALDPPPELKAMVVQVGLHDPYALFHADGALRLENALAVGAGMHYQHQGMAPFLRATLRLQRRLRDVTTAQPLRGAYVSALGSELPWLDDVVTHPDAKDAYWRGASLAESAERLRVPTALITGWHDALVEQTFEQYDRLRRAGCETALLVGPWTHTSALQQGWPEVFAESLAWLRAHLYADPSGLRPTAVRVHIGGENTWQDLDDWPPATAATSWHPIPGGHLTQQARADSAPVAAFRYDPADPTPSLGGPLLSRTAGPRDNGTLEARDDVLTFTGPPLTEPIDILGPVSARLSISTDTGHADVFTRLCDVDPQGRSVNICDGLGRLRTAEQAPSQVTVPMSSTAHRFPVGHRIRWQISGGAHPRYARNPGTGESPVDATTFTPVRITLHTDSALVLPSSSGLA; from the coding sequence ATGAGGGCGACCTGGCGAGGTCTGCCGGCGAAACGGCACGAGGCCGGATGGGAGCCGGGACTGGTGGTGCCGGCCGCCGACGGCAGCCCGTTGATCACTGACCACTACTTTCCGCGCGCCCAGGGCGACTTCCCCACCCTCCTGGTCCGCTCGCCTTATGGCCGAGGCCTGCCGTGGTCACCCCAGTACGGCCTGCTCTTCGCCGAACAGGGCTTCCACGTGGTCCTGCAGAGCTGCCGCGGCACCGGCGGTTCGGGCGGCGTGTTCGACCTGTGGCGCAACGAGGCCGCCGACGGCCGGGCCACAGTGTCCTGGATGCGCGAGCAACCCTGGTTCAACGGAACACTGGGGACCGTCGGCCCCAGTTACCTGGGCTACGTGCAATGGGCCCTCGCTTTGGACCCACCGCCAGAACTGAAGGCAATGGTGGTGCAAGTAGGGCTGCACGATCCCTACGCCCTGTTCCACGCAGACGGTGCGCTCCGCCTGGAGAACGCCCTCGCCGTCGGCGCGGGCATGCACTACCAGCACCAGGGCATGGCACCGTTCCTCAGGGCGACACTGCGTCTGCAGCGCCGCCTGCGCGACGTCACCACCGCGCAGCCCCTGCGCGGTGCGTACGTGTCAGCTCTCGGCAGCGAACTGCCCTGGTTGGACGACGTGGTGACACACCCGGACGCCAAGGACGCCTACTGGCGCGGCGCGTCGTTGGCAGAGTCGGCGGAGCGGCTCCGCGTGCCCACAGCTCTGATCACCGGATGGCACGACGCACTGGTCGAGCAGACCTTCGAGCAGTACGACCGGCTGCGCCGAGCCGGATGTGAGACCGCCCTGCTCGTCGGTCCCTGGACCCACACTTCCGCCCTGCAGCAGGGATGGCCCGAGGTATTCGCCGAGAGCCTCGCGTGGCTGCGCGCCCACCTGTACGCCGATCCCTCCGGCCTGCGTCCCACCGCAGTGCGTGTGCACATCGGCGGCGAAAACACCTGGCAGGACCTCGACGACTGGCCGCCAGCCACGGCTGCCACCTCGTGGCACCCCATTCCCGGCGGGCATCTCACCCAGCAGGCCCGCGCAGACTCCGCACCCGTGGCGGCGTTCCGCTACGACCCGGCCGACCCCACCCCCTCCCTCGGCGGCCCACTGCTCTCCCGCACTGCCGGCCCCCGGGACAACGGCACCCTGGAGGCCCGAGACGACGTCCTGACATTCACCGGCCCACCACTGACCGAGCCCATAGACATCCTGGGCCCCGTCTCCGCACGGCTGAGCATCTCCACGGACACCGGACACGCCGACGTCTTCACCCGCCTGTGCGACGTGGACCCACAAGGCCGCTCCGTCAACATCTGTGACGGGCTCGGCCGACTACGGACGGCCGAACAGGCGCCCTCGCAGGTCACCGTGCCGATGAGCTCCACCGCCCACCGCTTCCCCGTCGGCCACCGCATACGCTGGCAGATCAGCGGAGGCGCCCACCCACGCTACGCCCGCAATCCCGGCACCGGTGAGTCGCCGGTGGACGCCACCACCTTCACACCGGTGCGCATCACGCTCCATACGGACTCGGCACTGGTACTTCCCAGCAGCTCTGGGCTCGCGTAA
- a CDS encoding LysR family transcriptional regulator, translated as MSVQLGWVRTFVAVYRLGSFTKAAQQLGLSQPAVTHQIRNLENELGRPLFERLPHGAQPTPAADGLIREVQGPIDLLSSAIERAFDNDPAARALSVAGPVELTTTRVIPAVSDLAADGMKMRFTFGLADDLLGRLEEDEFDLVISTVRPRSRRITATPLVDEEFVLVASAELAARLPLDELASGSPGPLDAVPMISYAESLPIVRRYWHTVFERPLTTPPALVIPDLRGVLAAVKSSAGISVLPTYLCAEELANGDITPLLEPELPPLNTFYLATRRGGSRHPELTLLHGHLLMKAQLWT; from the coding sequence TTGTCCGTACAACTCGGTTGGGTACGCACGTTCGTTGCCGTCTACCGGCTCGGTTCCTTCACCAAGGCCGCTCAGCAACTCGGCCTGTCCCAGCCCGCGGTGACCCATCAGATCCGTAACCTTGAGAACGAGCTGGGCCGGCCGCTCTTCGAGCGCCTTCCGCACGGAGCGCAGCCGACCCCGGCCGCCGACGGCCTCATACGTGAGGTGCAGGGCCCCATCGATCTGCTCAGCAGCGCCATCGAGCGGGCCTTCGACAACGACCCCGCCGCCCGTGCGTTGTCCGTCGCCGGACCGGTCGAGCTGACCACGACCCGAGTGATCCCGGCGGTCAGCGACCTCGCCGCCGACGGGATGAAGATGCGCTTCACCTTCGGCCTGGCCGACGATCTCCTCGGCCGCCTGGAGGAGGACGAGTTCGACCTCGTCATCTCCACGGTCCGCCCCCGGAGCCGGCGCATCACCGCGACCCCGCTGGTCGACGAGGAGTTCGTCCTGGTGGCCTCCGCCGAGCTCGCCGCCCGACTGCCCCTGGACGAGCTCGCGAGCGGGAGCCCCGGCCCCCTCGATGCCGTTCCCATGATCAGTTACGCGGAGTCCCTGCCGATCGTCCGCCGCTACTGGCACACCGTCTTCGAGCGGCCCCTCACCACCCCGCCGGCCCTCGTCATTCCTGATCTGCGCGGTGTCCTGGCCGCCGTCAAGTCCTCGGCCGGCATCTCCGTGTTACCCACCTATCTCTGCGCCGAGGAGCTGGCCAACGGGGACATCACACCCCTCCTCGAACCCGAACTCCCGCCCCTCAACACGTTCTACCTCGCCACCCGCCGGGGCGGCTCGCGGCACCCCGAACTGACGCTGCTGCACGGCCATCTGCTGATGAAGGCCCAGCTCTGGACCTGA
- a CDS encoding PIN domain-containing protein: MIIVIADTSGLLAALDSCHPDHRGASEAIMAAGLLVMSPLLLAEIDHVATRELGRDAAISAVDDIRRWMRVSRVTVPEITEAHLAAAQSVRARYDSLKLDLADAVNVALASDYDTDAVLTLDRRDFRAVRPLGRHKSFRVLPDDLPL; encoded by the coding sequence GTGATCATCGTCATCGCCGACACGTCGGGGCTGCTGGCCGCGCTCGACTCGTGCCACCCGGACCACCGGGGAGCCAGCGAAGCGATCATGGCCGCTGGGCTGCTCGTGATGTCACCGCTGCTGCTCGCCGAGATCGACCACGTCGCAACGCGCGAGCTGGGCCGGGACGCGGCCATCAGCGCGGTTGACGACATCCGCCGCTGGATGCGCGTGAGCCGCGTCACCGTGCCCGAGATCACCGAGGCACACCTCGCCGCCGCACAGTCCGTAAGGGCCCGGTACGACTCGCTCAAGCTCGATCTGGCGGACGCCGTGAACGTCGCCCTCGCGTCGGACTACGACACCGACGCGGTCCTCACGCTCGACCGTCGGGACTTCCGTGCCGTGCGCCCCCTGGGCCGCCACAAGTCGTTCCGGGTGCTGCCCGACGACCTTCCTCTCTGA
- a CDS encoding CopG family transcriptional regulator, whose product MSMKRTNVYADPEDLAIIKEAAARRGISEAEIIRQGIHLAAMANRVWHEPLFSRVFEGPGNTPSREDTRNAVADAVLKESGTENPS is encoded by the coding sequence ATGTCCATGAAGCGCACCAACGTCTACGCCGACCCCGAAGACCTCGCCATCATCAAGGAAGCCGCCGCCCGCCGGGGCATCAGCGAAGCTGAGATCATCCGGCAGGGCATCCACCTCGCCGCCATGGCGAATCGCGTCTGGCACGAGCCGCTGTTCAGCCGTGTCTTCGAGGGCCCAGGCAACACGCCCTCACGGGAGGACACGCGCAACGCGGTGGCCGACGCAGTCCTCAAGGAAAGCGGGACAGAGAACCCTTCGTGA
- a CDS encoding DUF4357 domain-containing protein codes for MRIIEVDEEVFSYLQSRSEPLVDTPNDVLRRELLGKTGEAVSRATGRRDGSLTPLIEAGLVSAGDTLQHHQSRLKRTHTATVTADGWIEIPDGRAFPQPSPALKAQTGSSINGWGQYTHVPSGRRLQELREEAATHQP; via the coding sequence ATGCGAATCATCGAAGTCGACGAAGAGGTCTTCTCCTACCTGCAGAGCCGCAGCGAACCCCTGGTCGACACCCCGAACGACGTGCTGCGTCGTGAGCTGCTGGGGAAGACCGGGGAAGCCGTCAGCAGGGCCACGGGGCGCCGCGACGGAAGCCTGACGCCACTCATCGAGGCGGGGCTCGTGTCCGCCGGAGACACGCTCCAGCACCATCAGTCGCGCCTCAAGCGCACCCACACGGCCACTGTCACCGCCGACGGCTGGATCGAGATTCCGGACGGGCGGGCATTCCCCCAGCCCTCTCCCGCCCTCAAAGCCCAGACGGGCAGTTCCATCAACGGCTGGGGCCAGTACACGCACGTACCCAGCGGGCGCCGACTACAGGAACTGCGTGAGGAGGCCGCCACGCATCAGCCCTGA
- a CDS encoding pyridoxal phosphate-dependent aminotransferase encodes MSDRSLPRPLLNRGLAGLGTTIFAEMSALAARTGAINLGQGFPDTDGPEEIREAAVRALRAGHGNQYPPGPGVPELRNAVAEHQHRFHGLTFDPDTEVLITTGATEAIAATMLALLEPGDEVIAFEPFYDSYAACIAMAGAVRVPLTLHAPAFRPDLDALRDAVTPRTRLLLLNSPHNPTGMVLTPAELATIAELAVERDLLVVTDEVYEHVVFEGEHIPLISLPGMRDRVVSISSAGKTFSFTGWKVGWVTAAAPLVTAVRTAKQYLTFVSGGPLQYAVAEALRLPDSYFTGFREDLRAKRDLLSAGLTAAGFEVHQPAGTYFITTDVAPLGEKDAITFCRALPERCGVVAVPNSVFYDHPTAGRTQVRFAFCKRVDVLAEAARRLRGL; translated from the coding sequence ATGAGCGACAGATCACTGCCGAGGCCACTGCTGAACCGCGGCCTGGCCGGACTCGGCACGACGATCTTCGCGGAGATGTCGGCGCTCGCGGCCAGGACGGGCGCGATCAACCTGGGCCAGGGCTTCCCCGACACGGACGGCCCGGAGGAGATCCGCGAGGCGGCGGTACGCGCGCTGCGCGCGGGCCACGGCAACCAGTACCCGCCCGGCCCCGGCGTCCCCGAACTCCGTAACGCCGTCGCCGAGCACCAGCACCGCTTCCACGGCCTGACCTTCGACCCCGACACCGAGGTCCTGATCACCACGGGCGCCACCGAGGCCATCGCCGCCACGATGCTCGCCCTCCTCGAACCCGGCGACGAGGTCATCGCCTTCGAACCCTTCTACGACTCGTACGCGGCCTGCATCGCCATGGCGGGCGCGGTCCGCGTCCCCCTCACCCTCCACGCCCCCGCCTTCCGCCCCGACCTCGACGCCCTGCGGGACGCCGTCACGCCCCGCACCCGGCTGCTCCTCCTCAACAGCCCGCACAACCCCACCGGCATGGTGCTCACCCCCGCGGAACTCGCGACGATCGCCGAACTCGCGGTGGAACGCGACCTGTTGGTGGTGACCGACGAGGTGTACGAGCACGTGGTCTTCGAGGGTGAACACATTCCGCTCATCTCGCTCCCCGGCATGCGCGACCGCGTGGTATCCATCTCCTCCGCCGGCAAGACCTTCTCGTTCACCGGCTGGAAGGTCGGCTGGGTCACGGCCGCCGCCCCTCTGGTCACGGCGGTCCGCACGGCGAAGCAGTATCTGACCTTCGTCAGCGGAGGCCCGCTCCAGTACGCCGTCGCCGAGGCCCTGCGCCTCCCCGACAGCTACTTCACCGGCTTCCGCGAAGACCTCCGCGCCAAGCGTGACCTGCTGTCCGCCGGGCTCACGGCCGCCGGATTCGAGGTCCACCAACCGGCGGGCACGTACTTCATCACGACCGACGTCGCCCCGCTGGGCGAGAAGGACGCCATCACCTTCTGCCGCGCCCTCCCCGAACGCTGCGGCGTGGTCGCCGTCCCCAACTCCGTCTTCTACGACCACCCCACAGCGGGCCGCACCCAGGTCCGCTTCGCCTTCTGCAAACGCGTGGACGTACTCGCGGAGGCAGCGCGACGGCTCCGGGGCCTCTGA
- a CDS encoding DUF2617 family protein yields the protein MLTTLQTAYSDTRAADLAWALGREPLPALAVLDLQLAGATLQMRLLGASHQVLLEEDRGTCSETVACIPGSSTPLPLGVAKRLGDWEYEFAARVETLTPGSFAGRAQELLALVTDHPHGLAGTFPGSPHAFTAMLAQRSEGQVRWRTWHAYPQEGQLVVTRTRVGVRTPAAVAL from the coding sequence ATGCTCACGACCCTCCAGACGGCCTATTCCGACACCCGCGCTGCCGACCTGGCCTGGGCGCTGGGGCGGGAGCCGCTTCCCGCCCTCGCCGTGCTCGACCTCCAGCTCGCGGGCGCCACCCTCCAGATGAGACTTCTCGGCGCTTCTCACCAGGTCCTCCTGGAGGAGGACCGGGGCACCTGTTCAGAGACGGTCGCCTGTATTCCCGGCAGCAGTACGCCACTTCCCCTCGGGGTCGCCAAGCGGCTGGGCGACTGGGAGTACGAATTCGCGGCGCGCGTCGAGACGTTGACGCCCGGTTCCTTCGCCGGGCGCGCCCAGGAGCTGCTCGCGCTCGTGACCGACCACCCCCACGGTCTCGCCGGTACGTTCCCCGGCAGTCCGCACGCCTTCACGGCGATGCTGGCGCAGCGTTCCGAGGGGCAGGTGCGGTGGCGGACCTGGCACGCGTACCCACAGGAGGGGCAGTTGGTGGTGACCCGCACCCGTGTGGGTGTGCGGACGCCCGCAGCCGTCGCTCTCTGA
- a CDS encoding polyamine aminopropyltransferase has translation MIDQQVPLRNGGTRLPVRPRTARLLVLAAVFVCAACGLVYELELVVLASYLIGDSVTQASVVLSVMVFAMGVGSLLAKRLRCRAAVGFGLLEASLALVGGCSALALYASFAWAGGSRFALVGFSLAIGVLIGAEIPLLMTLIQRVDRQDADGAVADLFAADYVGALVGGLAFPFLLLPRLGQLTGALATGVVNAVAGGALVLLLFRRDLGPRARWLVIVVNVAVIALLATATVLVDDFERAARRAVYGDRVRVAVQTGVQEVVLTGEGRDTLDLYLDGRLRVSARDEYRYHEALVHPAMNGPHGRVLILGGGDGLAAREVLRYPDVRSVTLVELDPDVLRLARTDDALASLNGHAYRDLRLTAVVGDAFTWLREARGDGYDVVISDLPDPGITASTKLYSTEFYGLAAESLAPGGRLAVHAGPPATRPGSYWTVEASIRAAGLATRPYEMNGRLADFHTGPDRAAAVSGHSGEPQDWGFVLAAPRTPPALGLVAGAPELRSLSGAELSAAGRAAEAGRLPGVEPSTLVHPRYWE, from the coding sequence ATGATCGACCAGCAGGTGCCGCTACGAAACGGCGGGACGCGGCTTCCCGTGCGGCCGAGGACCGCCCGGCTCCTCGTACTGGCCGCCGTCTTCGTCTGCGCGGCGTGTGGACTGGTGTACGAACTCGAACTGGTCGTGCTCGCTTCGTACTTGATCGGGGACTCCGTCACTCAGGCGTCGGTCGTACTCTCCGTGATGGTGTTCGCGATGGGCGTCGGCTCACTTCTCGCGAAACGTTTGCGCTGCCGTGCCGCGGTGGGGTTCGGGCTGCTGGAGGCGTCGCTCGCGCTGGTCGGCGGCTGCTCGGCGCTGGCGCTGTACGCCTCGTTCGCCTGGGCCGGTGGGTCGCGGTTCGCGCTGGTCGGGTTCTCACTGGCGATCGGGGTGCTCATCGGCGCGGAGATCCCGCTGCTGATGACACTGATCCAGCGGGTCGACCGGCAGGACGCGGACGGGGCCGTCGCGGATCTCTTCGCCGCCGACTACGTGGGTGCGCTGGTCGGTGGGCTCGCCTTTCCCTTTCTGCTGCTGCCGAGGCTCGGGCAGCTCACCGGGGCGCTGGCGACGGGGGTGGTGAACGCGGTGGCGGGCGGGGCGCTGGTACTGCTCCTGTTCCGGCGCGATCTCGGCCCGCGTGCCCGGTGGCTGGTGATCGTCGTCAATGTGGCGGTGATCGCGCTGCTGGCCACCGCGACGGTGCTGGTCGACGACTTCGAACGGGCCGCGCGGCGGGCGGTGTACGGGGACCGGGTACGGGTCGCCGTGCAGACCGGCGTCCAGGAGGTCGTACTCACCGGGGAGGGGCGGGACACCCTCGACCTGTATCTGGACGGGCGCCTGCGGGTCAGCGCCCGCGACGAGTACCGCTACCACGAGGCGCTGGTCCACCCCGCGATGAACGGGCCGCACGGCCGGGTGCTGATCCTGGGCGGTGGCGACGGTCTCGCCGCGCGGGAAGTGCTGCGCTACCCGGACGTGCGCAGCGTCACCCTCGTCGAGCTGGACCCGGACGTGCTCCGGCTGGCCCGCACGGACGACGCCCTCGCCTCGCTGAACGGGCACGCGTACCGCGATCTCCGGCTGACGGCGGTCGTGGGTGATGCCTTCACCTGGTTGCGGGAGGCGCGGGGCGACGGGTACGACGTGGTGATATCCGACCTTCCCGATCCGGGGATCACGGCGAGCACGAAGCTGTACTCCACGGAGTTCTACGGCCTGGCCGCCGAAAGCCTCGCCCCGGGCGGGCGGCTGGCGGTGCACGCGGGGCCGCCGGCCACCAGGCCGGGTTCGTACTGGACCGTGGAGGCGTCGATCAGGGCGGCGGGCCTGGCGACGCGCCCGTACGAGATGAACGGCCGGCTCGCCGATTTCCACACGGGCCCTGACCGGGCCGCGGCCGTGTCGGGGCATTCGGGGGAGCCGCAGGACTGGGGGTTCGTCCTGGCCGCACCGCGCACACCGCCCGCGCTGGGGCTGGTCGCCGGGGCGCCGGAGCTGCGTTCTCTCAGCGGCGCCGAGCTGTCCGCCGCCGGGCGGGCGGCGGAGGCGGGGCGGCTGCCGGGGGTGGAACCATCGACGCTGGTGCATCCCCGGTACTGGGAGTAG
- a CDS encoding SRPBCC domain-containing protein gives MEHETFVPVPARSLRETLGDPARVARCVPGLQQDADASTGTPAARFKVRVGGHTITYRGAWSTAPEGTDTFSVTGEGVEARGTGSAKLALTIRLTETDGGTTIAYMGTASGDGRFGELSPGAALATAHRLLDRFTQQLVTESLAAQGESPGEEGSDGEGPDGKGPGGKGPGGERPGEATAEAGGVPGAVGEAVGPADPASPGYLAAADDSSARGSGAGGSGADGSAADGSRSDGSGGSDESAGGGESGGSDESGGGGGRGESGADRSEGAAGGGSSAVANGPGGIDTPGGPAADAGVEPEELAELLDEFTVDDIGEMPSAAPGSVADDAVLPEMPSDNGSSMFEAVAEPPSLDPMADDVMGEVEFPIDDEPPAEAAHARRTMIGRSAEEVDHAPPRGRYAPLPPPESSTAGIALRWVVPAAALALASAVVVSRVLRRHR, from the coding sequence ATGGAGCATGAGACGTTCGTTCCGGTTCCGGCCCGCTCTCTTCGCGAGACGCTGGGCGATCCCGCCCGTGTCGCCCGCTGTGTGCCGGGTCTCCAACAGGACGCCGACGCGTCGACGGGTACGCCCGCGGCCCGGTTCAAGGTCCGGGTCGGCGGTCACACCATCACGTACCGGGGAGCCTGGAGTACGGCCCCGGAGGGCACCGACACGTTCTCCGTGACCGGTGAGGGCGTCGAGGCGCGCGGCACCGGCTCGGCGAAGCTGGCCCTGACGATCCGGCTCACCGAGACGGACGGCGGCACGACGATCGCGTACATGGGTACGGCGAGCGGTGACGGCCGGTTCGGCGAGCTGAGCCCGGGGGCGGCGCTCGCGACGGCCCACCGGCTGCTGGACCGCTTCACCCAGCAACTGGTGACGGAGTCGCTCGCCGCCCAGGGGGAGAGTCCTGGCGAGGAGGGCTCTGACGGGGAGGGCCCTGATGGGAAGGGTCCTGGCGGGAAGGGTCCTGGCGGGGAGCGCCCCGGTGAGGCGACCGCTGAGGCGGGTGGTGTGCCGGGTGCCGTCGGTGAGGCTGTCGGTCCGGCCGATCCCGCCTCTCCCGGGTATCTCGCCGCGGCCGACGACTCCTCGGCCCGGGGTTCGGGGGCCGGGGGCTCCGGGGCGGACGGCTCGGCAGCCGATGGCTCGCGGAGCGACGGGAGCGGCGGGAGCGACGAGAGCGCCGGGGGCGGCGAGAGCGGCGGGAGCGACGAGAGCGGCGGGGGCGGCGGACGCGGCGAGTCCGGGGCGGATCGTTCCGAGGGTGCGGCCGGTGGCGGTTCGTCCGCCGTCGCGAACGGGCCGGGCGGGATCGACACTCCCGGTGGCCCGGCCGCCGACGCGGGCGTGGAGCCCGAAGAGCTGGCCGAGTTGCTGGACGAGTTCACGGTCGACGACATCGGGGAGATGCCGTCCGCCGCCCCGGGGTCCGTGGCCGATGACGCGGTGCTGCCCGAGATGCCGTCGGACAACGGATCGTCCATGTTCGAGGCGGTCGCGGAGCCGCCGTCGCTCGATCCCATGGCCGACGACGTCATGGGCGAGGTGGAGTTCCCGATCGACGACGAGCCGCCCGCCGAGGCCGCGCACGCACGGCGGACCATGATCGGGCGCAGTGCCGAGGAGGTCGACCACGCGCCGCCGCGCGGTCGGTACGCCCCGCTGCCCCCGCCCGAATCGTCCACGGCGGGAATCGCTCTGCGCTGGGTGGTTCCGGCCGCCGCCCTCGCCCTGGCGTCCGCCGTGGTGGTGAGCCGCGTGCTGCGGCGGCACCGGTAG
- a CDS encoding aldose 1-epimerase, translated as MSSDEKSVRLTVGDAELTVDPANGCRISSLRIGGTELLRQGERYGSFPMVPWCGRTENGRFRNGDTVHQLPLNSPPYAIHGTGRDTSWRTARLTGTEAAFYYDLADPWPYRGRVTQSFELAEDSLTLGMGIETYGDSFPAQAGWHPWFHRTVDGQEVRIDFDAAWQEERGDDHLPTGRRIDPLPGPWDDCFGMPDGVEVKLTWPERLELTVRSRDPWVVVYDEQDEAVCVEPQSGPPNGLNTTPRYVTPIEPLEIAATWSWARL; from the coding sequence GTGAGCAGCGATGAGAAGAGCGTCCGGCTGACCGTCGGCGACGCCGAGTTGACCGTGGACCCCGCCAACGGCTGCCGTATCAGCAGCCTGCGGATCGGTGGTACCGAGCTGTTGCGGCAGGGGGAGCGGTACGGCTCCTTCCCGATGGTGCCGTGGTGCGGACGGACCGAGAACGGGCGGTTCCGCAACGGCGACACCGTCCACCAGCTCCCGTTGAACTCCCCGCCGTACGCCATTCACGGCACCGGCCGTGACACGTCGTGGCGGACGGCCCGGCTGACCGGGACGGAAGCGGCGTTCTACTACGACCTGGCCGACCCGTGGCCGTACCGGGGCCGGGTGACGCAGTCCTTCGAGCTGGCCGAGGACTCGCTCACGCTGGGCATGGGGATCGAGACGTACGGGGACTCCTTCCCGGCCCAGGCCGGCTGGCATCCGTGGTTCCACCGGACCGTCGACGGCCAGGAGGTGCGGATCGACTTCGACGCCGCCTGGCAGGAGGAACGCGGCGACGACCATCTGCCGACCGGTCGGCGGATCGACCCGCTGCCGGGTCCGTGGGACGACTGCTTCGGGATGCCGGACGGTGTCGAGGTGAAGCTCACCTGGCCGGAGCGGCTGGAGCTGACCGTGCGGAGCCGCGACCCGTGGGTCGTGGTCTACGACGAGCAGGACGAGGCGGTCTGTGTGGAACCGCAGTCCGGGCCGCCGAACGGGCTGAACACCACGCCCAGGTATGTCACGCCGATCGAGCCGCTGGAGATCGCCGCGACCTGGAGCTGGGCACGGCTCTGA
- the pyrE gene encoding orotate phosphoribosyltransferase has protein sequence MTDVRADLLQQIKDKAVVHGKVTLSSGLEADWYIDLRRITLDGKAAPLVGQVMLDATAELDFDCVGGLTLGADPVATSMLHASAARGQRLDAFVVRKAQKAHGMQRRIEGTDVKGRRCLVVEDTSTTGGSPLTAVEAVREAGGEVVAVAVIVERGAAPAIAEAGLPYVHVYSVADLDLG, from the coding sequence ATGACTGACGTACGCGCTGACCTGCTCCAGCAGATCAAGGACAAGGCCGTGGTCCACGGCAAGGTGACCCTCTCCTCGGGTCTGGAAGCCGACTGGTACATCGACCTGCGCCGGATCACCCTGGACGGCAAGGCCGCACCACTGGTCGGTCAGGTCATGCTCGACGCGACCGCCGAGCTGGACTTCGACTGCGTGGGCGGCCTGACGCTCGGCGCCGACCCGGTCGCCACGTCGATGCTGCACGCCTCCGCCGCGCGTGGGCAGCGCCTGGACGCGTTCGTGGTGCGAAAGGCGCAGAAGGCGCACGGGATGCAGCGCCGGATCGAGGGAACGGACGTCAAGGGCCGCCGCTGTCTGGTGGTCGAGGACACCTCGACCACCGGCGGTTCGCCGCTGACCGCCGTCGAGGCGGTCCGCGAGGCCGGGGGCGAGGTCGTCGCCGTCGCCGTGATCGTCGAGCGGGGCGCTGCTCCGGCCATCGCCGAGGCCGGTCTGCCCTATGTCCACGTCTACTCGGTGGCCGACCTCGACCTGGGCTGA